The sequence CGTAAGAATGCGGGTCATGGCCGGTGCCTTCGGCGGAGCGGTGGCTAGACAACACGTGAAGGGAAGTAAGATAACACGATGCGGCACAGACACGTATCTGTCCAAACCTAGACGCATCCGTGCGAAATGACACACGAGGAAGATCGTGGTAGATTCAGAGCGCGGCGCCGGGAACTTCGCGGAGCCTCGTCGTAGCCGGACGCTGCCCCACCATCGACTCCATCCGTTGACCCTCCGCCATGCGACTTCCTCTCGTCGTGCTCGCCGTGCTCGTGCTCGCCACCGTCGTGCTGGTCGTGGTCCTTGGGTCGGAATCCGACCGGTCGGCTGCGGTTGCACCGGCATCTTATGAAGGGTCAGCGGACACGCTGGGCGACACGCTTACCGCCGCCGACACGGCTGCCACTGCTGAGACCGCCGAGACGTCGTGCGACCCCGCACGCGATCAGCGCGTGCTGGAGGTGGCCGAAAGTGAGATCCGTGGCGCGCTGGCGGGGCGCGCGACGGCGGACGAGATCGACGCGCGTGTTTCCGCCGCGCACGAGCGCCTTCGGACGAGCGGAGCGCTAAGCTGCTCCGCCGACACGACCCAAGCGGCCGACACGACCGGGGGCCAGTTCGGCGCGATCGCCGTGGGCCCGAACGATGCCTGGGGTGTCAGCTGGGACCACCCCTCGCAGGCAAAGGCAGACGAGCGCGCGCTGCGGGAGTGCACCAACTGCCGCGTGGTAGTGCGCGTCATCGGCCCCACGTGCGGCGCATACGCAAGCAACGGCCTGGGCTCTGGCTGGGCGCTAGACGCGACCCGCGCACTGGCCGAAGCCGGCGCCTACGCCGAGTGCATTCCAAGCGGTCCGGATTGCAAGGTGGTGGCGTACGCGTGCAACTCGCGGATATCGCGTACCGGCGCCCCCTGACGATTGCGCGGGCAAGCTGGATCGAAGCGCCCTCTCCCGTGATGCATAGGGAGAGGGCGTTTTTCGATCGATGCGTCGACGGGAGCAGCCCCCGCGTCTCTGGGTGGATGCGGCCACCACGCATGCGTGCCGGAACGTGGCTTGCAACTCCGCCCCGCCCCATGACTTGCGAAACCGGAAAGCCGAGGAGATCTCCATGGACAGCAACAAGGACCGCACCAACGTGGACGGGCACCCTGAGGCCGCCGCGCAGGACCGGCTGAACATGCAGCCGGGCCGCCTGGAAGACATCGAGAACGCGACGGCCTACGCCAATCGCACCGGCCAGAGCGACGTCACGGGCGAGCGGATGCACGACCGCGAGAACATGACGGCCATGGAGGGGATGGCCAGCGGGATGGACAACCCCGTGGAGCGCGGCGAGCGCCAGGCCGGCACCGGCGGCGGCGCCAACCGCGTACACCCCGGCTCGGACGTCGGCAACGGGATCGAGGCGAAGCCGGCGAACGGGCTGCAGGGCGCAGACGGCCGCGTCACCCCGGGCGAGGACATCGGCAACGGCATCCGCGCCCGCCCCGCCGGCGACCAGGACGTGGGCAACCCGCTGGTCTGATCGCCAAGGCCCGAGCAGAACATGAACGGGCGCGGACGATCTCGTCCGCGCCCCTTCAGTCTTCCAGCCCTTCCACGTCCGACTCCGCTGGTAGCGCCGCCGCTATCGTTCAAGCGCGGAGATACGTGCGAAGGTGGTTGAAATTGAATACCTCCACGCCGATGCTGGCGAGGTATTGTGAGAGCCGGAAGTCGTCAGTCAGCACGAGGTACTTGGCTGCGCTCGCCTGTTGCAGTATCGCGATGTCCGTCAGGCCGAACCGGGGGAACGCGGGATCGGCCGCGGCTTCCTCGGCGGGCACCGGGAGTTCGGAGAGCACCGGGATCATCTCCGCGAGATCACGCATCACGTCCTGCCGCGCGGGGTCGCCGAGCTGGCCGGCGAGGTTGCTGACCTCGGTGAGGATGTGCGCCGTCGTGAGGAGTGTGCCGAAGAAGGTGAGCGCTTCTACGAGGAGGTCGAAATCTGAGGCAGTATACCGCGTGGTCCGTTTGAAGCTGGAAATGAGAGTGGGGCTGTGCGAACCGATCAGGAGGAGCAGGAGTAGGTTGGTATCGACGATAATGCCGGCGGCCCGATGGCGCGCCAGCAGCGTCTCCAGTTTCATGCCGCCTGGCGCATCTTCATCGAGAGGACCTGCCCCGTCTCCGCATCCACCTTGAACACCTTGTATCGCTCAGCACCCGTCCGCCGGGCGATCAGTTCCACCGGCTGGACCGCGGCCGGAATTCCGAGCGTCACCATCCAGAAGCGCTCGTCGTCCGTGGGCTCCACTTCCTCCAACGTCAGCCGCTCGGCATCCTGCAGCCCGTACAGCTCCTGGGCGAAGCAGAGTGCGGCCTGCACCGCCTCCTTGATCCCGAT is a genomic window of Longimicrobium sp. containing:
- a CDS encoding DUF4189 domain-containing protein; amino-acid sequence: MRLPLVVLAVLVLATVVLVVVLGSESDRSAAVAPASYEGSADTLGDTLTAADTAATAETAETSCDPARDQRVLEVAESEIRGALAGRATADEIDARVSAAHERLRTSGALSCSADTTQAADTTGGQFGAIAVGPNDAWGVSWDHPSQAKADERALRECTNCRVVVRVIGPTCGAYASNGLGSGWALDATRALAEAGAYAECIPSGPDCKVVAYACNSRISRTGAP